The sequence AACCGCAGCGTTTTGCCAACCGCTAGCATCATTTTCACCCTCTGAAATGTTATTATTGATCATCATACTAGGAACCGGATGGTTAACTTCCTTGAGACGTTTCGCAGAGCTACCAATAGGAAGACTCGGGCTCTCGAGGATTGCTTTAACGTTGTATCTGCTCATTTCGAAGTTAGTCACTGCGGTTAATCCTCTAAATTTGATGGCAGCAATGTCGTATGCCTCTGCAGCCTCTTCTTGTGTGCCTGcatatatcatatcatatcatatgtAAACTtcaagtatatattatatagtatttaGTTATTATCTATTGATATATTTGATTGCttacaaattttgttttaaaaaagtttaattAAATTTACCAAAAGTTCCCAAGTAGAGGTCTTTGTTACCGGCGACTCTTCCGATCCTAGCTTGCCATCTTCCATGTTGGTGATGCCTTTCGTACCCATTGGGAGaatatttttcatcaaacaAAAAGGCTTTAAATATTGTATATGTTATCAATTATGTCGATTACCTTGTTACTCCTCGATAAATCGATGCTCCACGAGAGAAACCACTACTTTTCCTGCATATTTAAATGTGTATTATATATAGATGCATACTAATTATTAGACATGAATAACGAAGTATTAAAAGAATGTACGCGTGAGGGTGATGGGTTTCTAGAATATATAATAGATGCCATAAGCAATAAATACAGCGGTTCATTATGTACCTGCGCAGAGAGGCAACATACTCTTGCCGCGTCATGTGGTTCATATCTTCTACCTCTTTCTCATATTCAGTTATCTGCATATGATATCAAACCAAAtactaaacataaaaattaataataagatAATGGCTTTATAAGCCTAAACAGACcggaaaaaaagaacaaaattgGCTTGAAATTCTGAGGTGTTGTAATATTGATTAAATTGACTTACAGGGAAATTAGTAGTAGTGGTAGTTCCCCAATACTTGAGTGCGGCTAAATCATACGCCCTAGCTgctttttcttctttgtcaTAACCTCCTGCATGCATGATCAGATTAAAAATGAATTAGACTACAGATTTACTTGGATTATAAgtacattattatttattcataGCTTTGTTCAACTTATACTTACCCAAATAAACTGAGTAGAGAACCATCAggttgtttcaaaaaaaaaaaaaaaaaaaaaaagagaaccaTCAGGTTAGAACACCCATGAAAAAAAAACCTAGATTAGTTGGAAAGTAAATGGTGAATGAAAAATGAcaaatcataaattaaatattattacctTGTCTTCCTTTGCGAGCTTGGCCTTCTCTTTTGCAACTATTATCCCACAAATGTGCCTCATATCTTCCTGTCCACCGATGCCTGAACATTTAATACAAACATATTTCATCATGGAGcataccaatatatatatatatatatatatatatatatatattcattaataTTCTATATGAGCCCATATATATCAAGGAACATTCCGTAGCACTCTCTCAACCGATCCATTAAATACCCCAATCTTTACCGAGAAAATCACGGTTCAAACGACATTTTAGAcatccaaaattaaataaaggAAGAGAACCTTGTAACACCGCGATATATAGACGTCCTTTGTCCAAAACTCTCAATAGTTTTCTTAGGTGTAGCATCAACGCTATCAACATTGGTCTTCTCTTGAACAACATTATTCCTATTGTTGTACTTGTTGCTATCACAAGTAGTAGATGAGTTCATAGAGAGTGACAAGCCTCTTGCGGCATTCCCATTATTCTCTTGATGATCCACATTAGACACCGGCTGATTCGTCAGCCATGTCTTAATCATCGAAAGGCCTAATGAGCCACCAGCACCGTCTCCTCCTCCACAACCACCATTTCCATCTCCACCATTTTCGCTGTTGTTGTAAATCGTGGTGGTGCGGCCGAAGAAATTCTCAAGCTTTGGTTCATTTTGGTCATTACTGTGGATGTTATTGCATGCACCACCATTGATGTCCcaatctatataaaaaaaacaaagaattcCGTAACTAATCAATGGTTTGTTGAACTGGATTTCATCATCGTTCTATAATACGAAATGGTGTTCATTCTCTCCTTCAttgtaagaacaaaaaaagatacaaaattaaattgtatatgtatatattatgatactaaataaatgagaaaatataatatcaattCGTATTTATGTATGATTGACATACTTTTAATTTCATGAGAAATGAACAAACATCAAACCCCACACATGGATATTCTCAAAAGAAATGAAATCAATAAACAAGCCCGAAAAGAAAacgaaaacgaaaaaaaaaaaagacaaaacaaaatagGGCTACGTGCGTGCGTGAGTCTTGGTTTTTGTTCTATGCATTGGAAGAAGGAGAAAatttgacaaaaacaaataaaataaataagtaattcTAAAACAATAACCTCGGGAGTGACTATTGTTGTCTCTGGTGAAGGCATCGAGGACGACACCAAAGGGAGAAGGAAACGATGTTTGAACAGCTGAAGACTCATCAGAGGCAGCAGTCATATCGTAACAATACTCCCCCGTGACATCTACGGCTGTTGTGGCGGTGGAAGAGTCGACGACCCCCGTACGATGGATATTTTGGtcagaaggagagagagaaaaacCTAGCCAATTATTATTCATCGAGTTCGTAAGGTGATCTAAAAGGTTTCTTgtgagagattagagaagaagaaCTTAGTTAGGGTTCATGCACGAAGACGAAGAGAAAAAGGTTTTGGTCTTaatgaagagagaagaagaagaagaaaagtcaAAAACATAATGTTTCATTTCTTCCGAGGCGACGTATTATGCGCAATTATATAAACGAATTTTGAAATCAAAttcagaaaattaaaaaaaaaacatttacttGAAAATGTGGAGATGTATTGGTCGGTTTGAAGGGTAGGGGTAGTAACTAGTAAATAATTAACTGCCTAATCTATTAAATACTACTCCTATCAAGTTTGGTTAATGACATTTTAATTAATCagtcaaaaatgaaaaaaaaaccctTTCAAATCAAATCTCCGTTTTAATGAGATTCGTGTCGTTtgtgacaaaaatataaaaagagtaACACGAGGACCAATAGTAAAATCCAAAACTCGCTAGCTGTCGAACTAAGACCAATGATGCTGTGTCTGGTGGAGACATGTGTATATGTGAACCTATGGCCGAGCGAGCTGATATTTGAATTACATAGATCCCTGCTTAAACGAAACATACGTTCCTCTAAAGATAGACAACACTAGTAGTATGTAATTAGCTTCACAGGTGATCTTGATCATACAAGATGTCATATCTCAGCTACTAATCAGTTTTAAAAATGCAATACACATTTTTTTGTTGATGTTACTTTTTATagatatttgaaatatatgtaGTATATAAGAACAAACTTACACTACATATATTTGATCGGTTTGAAGAAGTTGCTACCTTTGTGATCGGTTTGAAGAAGATAGGGATCACCTCTTCCTCAGGTGTGAAGTTAGCCAGCATCTATGGGCCATGATCATCAGAAGGCTAGGGTACATAACTCTCTCCTTTCAATTTTGGGATGCTTTTTCTGATTGGTTGGGATCAAAGGATTCAATCTGTCCAACAACTCTAAGAAGATTAGTTGCTCAAGCAGTTATCTACTCTTTGTGGCATGAGAGGAACAATAGGCTACATAACAACATCTCCTCCTCTTCAGAAGTCCTCTTTAAACTACTTGATCGCAGAATCAGAGACGCCATTCTCGCTCGTAGGAACCGTAAGAAGTTCAAAAACCTACTTGCTAAATGGTTAACTTTTGCCTAACAGCAAGGGGATCAATTAGCACTATTTTCTCAGGTTATCTCtatgttttatcttttttgtCATGGAGCTTGTTCCTGACctgtaggggtgggcgttcgggtacccgttcgggttcggatcgggtatttcggattttcgggtatttcggtatagaggtgtagaacccgttcgggtatttctatacttcgggtcgggttcgggtatttttaattcggattcggttatttcggatcgggttcggatatttagattttgaagaaaaaattaaatttttcatttcttaaatttcttgtatttaaaaatataaattttacttaacttctttttatttttaatagattaaatggttaatagatttaaacataatattttaaaactaaaaatgcattaatttaataatttttttaaaattttggatgtaactttttgttaatttttgaaataaaaaaaacttgacatgctttttaagtgagtagcaaatcattttttccggaattgtatgtatatcatgtgaacttaaagtatgtgtattattaatataattattttatataaaatgagatatgtaaaatagaaatataaggttaattatacatatgttcggttatcttcggatatccattcgggttcggatattatccattcgggttcgggtatccaatctctcctaattcaatacccgttcgggtattttgttacttcggttcggatttcggttcgggtttttcggatcgggttcgggtgccacttcggatatcgggtaaagtgcccacccctactgaCCTGTCTTAAACTCTTTGTAATATGCAAACTGCCCATTCAAGTAATGCAATTCaaattcttagcaaaaaaaaaaaatacttacacATATAACAGAAACGAATAAGTTTCCAGTGGCTGTTGTTCAGCCAATTAAAACGTCCCAAAAGtttcaaaacacatataattccGTCCTCCAACAGTCCAACTATAATAACATTGTAAACgcaaaaagtaaataaatgtaatacttAAAACTAGCATAATTACATAGAGGTGAATGACTAGTAGGGGATGCTAGAGATGTACATCCTAAAGCGATAGTTGTAAAGTAGTTGCAGCTTATCCGATTAATATcgaatttaaaaatgatttaggGAAATTAGGGTAATTAGGGAGGCAAAAATAGGGTATACACATGGATCAATGAAAAGATAGTGAGCATGTGCATGTGTTTATAATCTTTCGAATGTTTAGACAAATTTAAAAGTTTTGGACTTTATTTGGTAAGATACGATTCAATGGATCCTCTTTgtctattttataatttatttcacTTTCCTCCATTATTATGCTTGCGATATCTAACACACCACCAACACACGTTCGAGAATTGCCTCGTACCTGCAAAACCATACTATTATTTCTCTTATAATTTGTTCATATCTGTAATAACCCCGAGGCCTTTGGTACTCAATTATTTCAACATATCCACTCAATTAGTGAAATTATACGAATTTAAAGGTTCTTAATTACACTTTCGATATACGGTTTAACTTTTTCTGATTTCAACTCAAAACGTTATTCATTTACTTTATGTTTTGATGAAGGGacaatactaaaaataaaagaaatataattGGTTCGGTTGCAAACATATTTATCATCCACGATAAAACTAACTTCATTGCATGTGTGTGTTTTGTGTTTTTGCTAATAGCATTGCATGTGTGTTATTTTTGTTTAGATAAGATTTCACTGCATCCACGTATTAATAATGGTAAAACGTAAAAATGAAAGACGGATGAGGGTTTGGCTATATCATGATCAGACTTTTGTGTAAAACCATTATTACTTGTCAAAGCCAAACAAAAGAATTAGTTTTAAGCagtgtttttttcaaaaaaggaaaattaatgTGTTGGGGCTAACTTATTGATGTGAGAAAAGACTTGTAGAATCCATCTGAAAACAAATGGAAACACCTGTCGATCAAGATATCTACAACTGACAAGAGCGTGTggccaaaaataataaaacctgTATGTAGGTAGAAAATGAGGAAGAGTGGTAAAAGAAGAGGAAAATAGTATTGAAAAATCAGATGGACGAGTTTGAGGTATTTGTCAGTATAAATGCAACTGCTGCAGTGCTGCTGTTCTACCATTCCTCCACCCTAAACCTTTTACTTTGCACCCATTCATTGTGCATTTGCATGCACatgtttactatatatatacacattaacAGTAGCAACATGCATGCTCATTCAGAAGTATTTTAATACTTTATTCATTTTTTGGTCTAATATACACATGTTTAGTTAAATCAAAATATCGTTTCTTGTTGATTAACATTTTAAATCAAAAGAGGTCTTGTTGattgaaattagggtttataGTGCTTTCATATTTAGACCTTCTATATAAGGAATCTCTCATATATTACACAATATTTTATCTTCTGTAATGTAAAGACGAATGTGGAAATGATAAGGGTCTGCAAACGTCTGCCTTCGGCGTACGAAAACCCATAACATTAGCACATTGCAATTGCACCAACCAGTGTCATTGtcatattattaatatttatgctctatttttatattttttatcaagacaaataaataaacatttcacttttcattttttatacaAGAACAGCCTTTTCCCCGGTTAAAGCGGgggagttctttttttttggatcaaatcggGGGAGTTCTTGTGTTTCCACTCTACATCACAACCATTCATTTTTTGCATGACTGACACATCTCATTTTCTTTTAGAATACTTTTACTTTCCGtatgtaatttattatatatatatcttggaAAAGAAAAATCCTTCTATCGTTCAGATTTTTCATAATTGACCGAATGTTAAATTGGCGTGCGCATACATAAGGCAAGGTTATGATTGGAACtcctttttttttacagaaagTTGAATTCTTTATGATGAAACATAACGTTAAGGATTCACTTCTTAATATGGCATTCTTTAGTTGAATTTTGGTTTTCAGAGGAATCCTCACTTGTGACAACTAAATATACGTCAACAAGAACCCAAATTAAAAAGCTAAAAATCCCTCAAGTAGCAccattattattttcatttaaaaactGCAAAATATAACTATGGTTAACTCAAAAGCCCAAAAATGATTGCCTTAAGGTCAGATCCGGGTCCATTAGAGTAGCTACCGGGTTGGGTCTATTGTCAAGATCCGAATAATTGCCGAGTAAAGATCTTTTGTTTTCGCAAAAAATCCCCAATACTTTTAAATTGTAAACTAAGCCCAAAATGTTAGTTGGGGAAAAATCTCAAATTATTTAATCTTAAGGGACTATAATCGAAAGACTGAAccctaattaacaaaaaaaataaaaaatcgaaACACAGTAGTATCTCTCTGTCCGAAGGGAGGATCGATTCGTGACTCAAAAGAGACAAAACGAAAGATGGACGCCATGCGAAAGCAGCTCGATGTGCTCATGGGAGCTAACCGAAACGGTGACGTCACGGAGGTGAATCGCAAATACTACGACCGCGATGTCTGTCGTCTCTACCTATCTGGTCTCTGCCCTCACGAGCTCTTCCAATTAACGGTGAGTTGTATATCCTCGACGCCTTGGGCTAATGGGTTTTCAATTAGTATCTCGAAAAATCCTAACTTTATCATCCATGATAACAAAAGGAGAGAGCTTTAGTGAAAAGAGCTTTAATTGTATATTGAATGCTTCAGAGTGTATTGGCTCACTGATTTGCTAATTTGggttttttattgttattattatcaGAAAATGGATATGGGTCCTTGCCCAAAGGTGCACTCTTTGCAGCTGAGGAAAGAGTATCCTTTTTTTTATGTACAGTGGAACTTTATTTCTTTCGTTGTACTGTGTGTGGCCTTTAACTTGTTCTTAGATATAGAGAAGCAAAGGCAAAAGGTGTTGATAACTACGATAGGGAGTTGGAAGATGCGATAGACAGGCTTATTGTTGAGTGTGATAGGAAGATTGGTAGGGCTCTTAAGCGTCTTCAGGAAGAGGATGCTAAAGCTGCTATTGCTATTTCTGTCACCGAAGTTACTCAGGTGATGATGATCTAAAAGTTTTAGTCTTATTGTTTAACTTAGGCTTTTCCTCATCATTTCATTTGTTTTACTGCAGTCACCTGAAATTATTGAGCTgtcaaaacaaatcaaagagaagatgaatgAAGCAGACCTGCATGGTAATATAAACAATTTTGTCTTCTTAAACTCCTTAATTCACCATTAAATGTTCTATCTGCTTGCTCTTCGGAAAAGCTATTGATTAATCTTTAAAATGGTGATGTTATATCGCAGATCTTGAAGGAAAAACTGATATGAAGATTAGAGCTCTTGAGTTAGTTGAAGAGATGAGGACTAAGAGAGCTGACTTACAGGTCGGTGATTATATGTTTTGCTATTTGTTGCGTCTGGTAATTTATTAACAGTCAAGTCCTTTGTCTTGTTTCTACACAGGCTGTGCTGCTGTTGGAGGCCTTCAACAAAGATAGGGCGTCCTTGCCACAGCCCATACCAGCTGCAGCATTACCTCCGCCTGATCCTCGTACTCAAGAGATGATCAATGAGAAATTAAAGAAAGCTGAAGAGTTTGGTACGGGGATATCTTCTGATCTTGTATATCTCTTTCGCTATATGTGGTGATGTTGAAGTTTCTTGAAGGTAGTCTAATATTgcggcttctgtttttttttcattcaggGGAACAAGGAATGGTCGATGAGGCGCAGAAAGCACTAGAAGAGGCTGAAGCTCTTAAGaaggtttgttttctttcttaaattagttttttttttgtttggcaCTTATCTCAGAGATACTTTCATAGGATGTGGAGTTGTAAATGAAGTCTGTTGAAATAGGGATCTCTCTTTTGTCTTGTTTCGAGTACATTGCTTGAATAGTTCGGCATGTTTTTTTCTCCCTCCCTACTTCACTTGtcgtattatatattttccccCTATTTTTATATAAGTTCTTAAGAGTGTTGTGACGTTATATGTTTCAGCTTACTCCTAGGCAAGAACCTGTTGTGGATTCAACCAAGTTCACTGCTGCTGATGTGCGCATTGTAAGTAAAAATCACCTTGCTATCAcctttttgaaatttattgcTTATAGATGCCCTCAAAATTCATGATTCTTGTTCGTGTTGTATAGTTTGTTTAGTCTGTTGATTTTAGAATGCAATGTTCTCATCCCTGCTCTGTACCGTATCTCATCACT comes from Brassica rapa cultivar Chiifu-401-42 chromosome A02, CAAS_Brap_v3.01, whole genome shotgun sequence and encodes:
- the LOC103851109 gene encoding AP2-like ethylene-responsive transcription factor BBM2; this encodes MNNNWLGFSLSPSDQNIHRTGVVDSSTATTAVDVTGEYCYDMTAASDESSAVQTSFPSPFGVVLDAFTRDNNSHSRDWDINGGACNNIHSNDQNEPKLENFFGRTTTIYNNSENGGDGNGGCGGGDGAGGSLGLSMIKTWLTNQPVSNVDHQENNGNAARGLSLSMNSSTTCDSNKYNNRNNVVQEKTNVDSVDATPKKTIESFGQRTSIYRGVTRHRWTGRYEAHLWDNSCKREGQARKGRQVYLGGYDKEEKAARAYDLAALKYWGTTTTTNFPITEYEKEVEDMNHMTRQEYVASLRRKSSGFSRGASIYRGVTRHHQHGRWQARIGRVAGNKDLYLGTFGTQEEAAEAYDIAAIKFRGLTAVTNFEMSRYNVKAILESPSLPIGSSAKRLKEVNHPVPSMMINNNISEGENDASGWQNAAVQHHHGIDLSLLQQHQERYNNYYNGGSARAYFKEEEDQHHFLSNSPSLMANIDQHSSASGDMVTVYGNVDGYGSHQALATPVGTSLNCDALAAAEIAYDARNHYYFAQQQQGGGGFPVGISNNVGSNMYFNGEGGGEGAFTVWNNT
- the LOC103851108 gene encoding U1 snRNP-associated protein usp106 isoform X1 — encoded protein: MDAMRKQLDVLMGANRNGDVTEVNRKYYDRDVCRLYLSGLCPHELFQLTKMDMGPCPKVHSLQLRKEYREAKAKGVDNYDRELEDAIDRLIVECDRKIGRALKRLQEEDAKAAIAISVTEVTQSPEIIELSKQIKEKMNEADLHDLEGKTDMKIRALELVEEMRTKRADLQAVLLLEAFNKDRASLPQPIPAAALPPPDPRTQEMINEKLKKAEEFGEQGMVDEAQKALEEAEALKKLTPRQEPVVDSTKFTAADVRITDQKLRLCDICGAFLSIYDNDRRLADHFGGKLHLGYMLIRDKLAELQEAKNKVHKERVEERRSKERSRERESSRDRGDSRDRGRDVDRRSRDRDRHHDHREHDRNYDSRSRRDRSRSRERHRDYDRRSRRRDRY
- the LOC103851108 gene encoding U1 snRNP-associated protein usp106 isoform X2 codes for the protein MDAMRKQLDVLMGANRNGDVTEVNRKYYDRDVCRLYLSGLCPHELFQLTKMDMGPCPKVHSLQLRKEYREAKAKGVDNYDRELEDAIDRLIVECDRKIGRALKRLQEEDAKAAIAISVTEVTQSPEIIELSKQIKEKMNEADLHDLEGKTDMKIRALELVEEMRTKRADLQAVLLLEAFNKDRASLPQPIPAAALPPPDPRTQEMINEKLKKAEEFGMVDEAQKALEEAEALKKLTPRQEPVVDSTKFTAADVRITDQKLRLCDICGAFLSIYDNDRRLADHFGGKLHLGYMLIRDKLAELQEAKNKVHKERVEERRSKERSRERESSRDRGDSRDRGRDVDRRSRDRDRHHDHREHDRNYDSRSRRDRSRSRERHRDYDRRSRRRDRY